TATGATAATTAATACAGTCATCACATTTTAAAACAAGTGAAGCTACCAGCCCTAACATTTCCTTAGTCTTTTTATCCAGGGCTCCATCATCATAAGCCTTTGTATCCAAATTAAAAAATCTCTTAATATTTAAATTATCAGTCTCCATAACTCTCTCATTCATTTTCTCCCTATACTCATTATATTCATCCCAGAAATCTTTATCAGCCATAAAACTAATACCTCCTAACCTAAAAGATAATATCCAATAGTAATAGTAAAATTATAATTACAGAACCACCAGTAAATATTTTTATATTCATCCAATTAACAGCTTTAAGTCTATTTAAACTAATTTTACCTTGATTAACCATCTTTGTAAAGTTAGAAAATAAATAAAATATATAAGGAAGACTAAATAGTGGAATTATCCAGATTAAATTATTGGTCAATGTTAAATTGATTGCAAATAAAGAATAAGCCATTAAAAGAATTATTCCATATATATAATTATACTTTTTTGTAGTTCTGTAAAATTCTAATTTATATTTAGACTCTATAAGATAATTATCTGCTAAACTCAAAAATAAAAATATATTAAATTCAAGCAATAATATTATAAATAATAAGTTAAAGACTATAACCTTTACATTTGTTAAATCGATAAAGTAAAATGATAAAAATAAAAGCCCGGAAAGCAGAGCTGAAATAACTCCAATATTTAAATAATCCTTTTTTATAAGCTCTAACCTGGGAACAATATAATATAAAAATAACAAAATTAATATATTAAAATAATAAAATAAGTCTAACTCAATAAAAAAGACTAAAAACATATATATTACAATAGATAAAAGTATAAGAGCAAGGCCTAAAATATTATGATTAATATTAATCTTTATAAATTTAA
The genomic region above belongs to Halonatronomonas betaini and contains:
- a CDS encoding carboxymuconolactone decarboxylase family protein, with translation MADKDFWDEYNEYREKMNERVMETDNLNIKRFFNLDTKAYDDGALDKKTKEMLGLVASLVLKCDDCINYHMQELYKLDITDEELYEVLNIGLIVGGSIIIPHLRKALEAWDKLVEKDE